Within the Gammaproteobacteria bacterium genome, the region TTAGCGAACTGGAAGCAAAAGCTCGCATTATACGAAATGCGGTTCGTGATTATTTAGCGAACCCTCTTTACGTATTACCAGCTCTTCCAACTGCGTAACTCCTATGGTTTATTGGCTTTCAAATTTAGACTTCCGCCAATGGAAATTCAAGAAAATATCGTGCAAGATTTACTTGCTGTATTTCAATCGCTTGAAGTTGCAAAACAACATGTTGAAAACTCAAAACTACTGAAACATAAATTGTTGGAAAAAGTACTGAACACTTAATAGGATAGGGTAACTTTATGTTCAACGAACAGAACACCGTCGAAAACTACGTCGTCAGCCTGCTCACGGGAGTCACACCGCCGCCCGTAACGGGCAGAGAGAGTCACGAAGACGCCGCGCCCTACATCCCGCTCGGACGCAATCACAAAGGCGCAGGCTGGCATTATGTCCCCGCCGCCACGTTACCGCGCCGCGTCAACGACGTGTTCATTGAAGCCTACCTGCGCGAAGCCCTCATCCGCCTCAACCCCGAAATCGCCGCCCAGCCCGAACTCGCCGACGAAGTGCTCTATAAACTGCGCGCCATCGTCCTCTCGGTGCGCTCCGATGGACTCATCCGCGCCAACGAAGAATTCACCGCCTGGTTACGCGGCGAACGCTCCATGCCCTTTGGCGAAAACAACCAGCACGTCACCATCCACCTGCTCAGTTTCACCGAACTCGAGGACAACCAATACATCGCCTCCACCCAGGTCACCTTCCGCGCGGGCGCAGCCGAACGCCGCCCCGACCTCGTCCTCTACGTCAACGGCATCCCCCTAGCCATCCTCGAAGCCAAAACCCCTGTCCGCAACGCCGTCAGTTGGGTAGACGGCGCCAAACAACTCCACGACGACTACGAAAAATTCATCCCCGAACTCTTCGCCTGCAACGTCCTCAACGTCGCCACCGAAGGCAAAGACCTGCGCTACGGAGCCATCCACACGCCCCTCGAACACTGGAGCCCGTGGATTGTCGACTCACTCAAAGCGCGATTAACTGCCAGTAAACAGAATCAGTTATCGGCGGATGAAGAACCGCGCCTCGCGACTCCGCCCAAGCCTGATATCAAACAACTGGCAGAATCCATCCCCAATCTTTTGCGCCCCAACCTACTCCTCGACATTCTCGCCAACTTCACATTATTCGCCACCGACAAAAAAAAGCGCCGCCTCAAAATCATCTGCCGCTACCAGCAGTACGAAGGCGCAAACAAAATCGTCCAGCGCGTGCTCGAAGGCGTAACCAAAAAGGGACTCATCTGGCATTTTCAAGGCTCGGGCAAATCCCTGCTGATGGTCTTCGCCGCGCAAAAACTGCGCATGGCAAGCGCGCTGCGCAACCCCACCGTCATCATCGTGGTGGACAGGCTCGACCTCGACGCGCAAATCAGCGCCACCTTCCACGCCTCCGACATCCCCAACCTCGTTAAAGCCGAAACCCGCGCCGAACTCGAAACCCTGCTCAAACAGGACACGCGCAAAATCATCATCACCACCATTTTCAAATTTGGCGAATCCG harbors:
- a CDS encoding hypothetical protein (Evidence 5 : Unknown function), encoding MEIQENIVQDLLAVFQSLEVAKQHVENSKLLKHKLLEKVLNT